In Novipirellula caenicola, the genomic stretch CGGCGTTGCCCCTGGTTGGCGCTCATTGCCCCTCACTGGCTCTTTCTTATTGCCCCTCGTTGGCCCCAGTTGCCTGGCTGAACGCACACCCCCCCGCCGATGTTATCCACACAACCCGTAAAGCTGGCAGAGAGCAATCGTGCGTCACAAGGCAGACGAACTGAATTTTAAGGCAATGCTTACGAGTCGTTACCCCCGCCGTCCGAATTTAGAAGGGAAGCATTTTTTCTGTCGATGACTCTGAATCGAATCTCTTTAGCGTTTACACCAATACAAACAGGCGAGTTGATGACGTCCCATTCAACAGCGGAAGCGAATTCCCATCTGCCCCAAATCGAAGTCGATTTGATGGGGACCCTGTTTCGACGATGGCCTCACTTGCTCGTTGGCATTTTGGTCGGCGGCACGCTCGCACTGATCTATTTCTTTGCGACCGAGCCTCTATACGAATCCAATATCGAGATTTTGGTTGGACAACGGAACTCGGAATTAGCCACCAGCGGTACGTCGTCCACTGCGTCGGCAACCGGGGATTCGATCCAAGAGGACCAACTTGCCACGCATATGCAGTTGCTGAAGAGTCGCCACAACCTTCACGCGGCCGTGGAACGAGAGAACTTGGGACAGTTCGCCTCATTCCAGAACGCTGCAAAGAACGAACTGTCAGCGGTCGATTACATCCTGGAAAACCTGGACGTCCAGCGAGGTGGTGAAGGTTCGGCTCGCGATGCAATGGTGCTTCGGGCAACGTTTCGCGACCCGGATCCCGCGGTTGCGGCCACGGTGTTGACCGCCATTTTCGAAAGCTATCGTGACTACGTTGAATCGCACGGCCAAAACAAAACCAAAGAAGCGATCACGTTGATCGAAACGGCTCAGAAGGAACATGAACAAGAGCTCGATAACGCCGATCGCGAATATCGCGAGTTTGTGAAGTCTGTACCGGTATTGCTCGAAGGCGACCGTGTCCGCGATGTGCATCGCGACCGATTGGCAGACCTCGAAGCCGAATTGAACCTCGTTCGTTCCGAGCTTGCCGAATCCTCATCACGTCTGGAAGTGATCGAAAAGTTCCTCGAGGAGGAAGATGTCAACGAGATTGGCGACAACGCTCACCTTGCGCTGCTGAGCCATAAGGAAGTCGAGCGTTTGAAGCTGTTTCTTGACATGACCCGTGGCGAAGTGCAATCCGAAGCGTTCCAGGCGGAGCAGCCGGCACGTCAAGAGGTCGCCAAAGCCCAGTACACGATCCTGTTGGAACTGCTTCAAAAAGAACGCACTCTCGCCGAAGACTTTGGTCCCGGCCATCCGTTGGTCGCAGCGACGCGTCAAGAAATCGAGGTCATCCAGCAGTTTATCAAGACCAACGCCCCTGAGGCGGCTGTGATGGCGACCAAGAAACTTGACCCGAGCGAGATGCTTAAAACCTATGTTTTGCTGCTTCGCAACGACATTGCCGAACGAGAAAAACGCAAGGAAATTTTGACTGCCGATGCGGAGGCTGAGCTGTTGTTGGCCAAAAGCATTGAAGCGGACTTCATGACCGGCACCGCGCTGAAGGCAAAACTGAATCGGGCACAGTCACGTTACGATGAAGTGATTCGCCGGTTGCATGAAATCAACTTGGCAGGCTCCTACGCCGGCTTCTCGACCGACCTTTTGTCGCACCCTGAAATCAACAAAGAACCTTGCTGGCCTCGGCTTCCTTTGGTGCTTGCCATCGGCGGGATCCTCGGACTTGCGATCGGCACGACCTTCGCCGGATTGAGCGAGTTTTTGGATGCGACTTTCCGTGATTCGAACGATCTCGAGCAATCGCTGCGAGCCGGCGTCATCGCTCATATCCCTCGCATCGACATCAAACAAGTCAAGAAGCAGATGGACGACGAAAGCCGATTGGCTCCATCGTTGGTGGCGTTCCACTCGCCACGATCGTCCGAGGCCGAAGTATACCGCGTGGCAAGAACGTCGCTGCTGGTCAAGAACCGCCAACAGAACTCTCGCACCTTGATGATGACCAGTCCTCATCCTGGTGACGGAAAATCGACCACGATTTCGAACCTTGCCATTTCCTTGGCACAAACGGGTAAACGCGTGTTGTTGATTGATGCCGACATGCGGCGTCCGGTGATTGCAGGCCTGTTTGGGCTCGATGGGGAACCGGGGCTCACAAACGCCTTGTTGGATTCAACCCAATTCGACAACTGTATCCAGCAAACTCCGATCGAGACGCTTTCGGTGATGGCGCACGGAACGAGAACTTCCGAGCCTGCCGAGCTGCTCGAATCGTTTCGACTCAGCGGTCTGCTACGAACATGCGAACAACGTTTTGACATCGTTTTGGTCGACGCTCCTCCGCTGCTAGCGGTCGCAGACCCCGCGATCATCGCACCGCAGGTCGACGGTGTGTTGATGACCGTCCGCGTGCTGAAAAACAATCGCCGCAGCGTCGAGAGGGCCGGAAACGTACTCGAAGAAATCGGCGTGACCCCCACCGCGATCATCGTGAACGGTTCGGACGCGGAAAGCAAAGCGTACGGCTACTCCAATCACTATCGATCGGAAGAATACAGCTACACGCCGTACTACCACGACACCTACGCGGCGAGTGATCCTCAGCCCAATTCGATCCGTCTACAAGGCGTGTCTAGCTCACAAACCGTGCAACCGGCAAAGCTGATGTCACGTTCCTAAATTCCGTAGAAAGAGTGAAAAGAGTTACCGGCAAATCGCTGGCAATGTGGAAAGATTCGGTGCCTCGTTCTGATAGTGGTTACAGCGTTTAGAACGTCGAAAGTTAGGTTGGAATATGCAAAAAGTTATCCCTCGAGCCAATCTGATTTGTTTTTCAGGAACTGATCCCCGCGCTTCGATAACGACTGATTTTATGAGTACATCCGCAACGCCTAACGAATATCTGCTAGAGCCGGCGAAGCAGGGGATCGATCCCCAGCCCGAAAGCGTCCAGCTGCAGCAGATCATCGAGCGACACACCGGAAAACCACCAAGTCGTGAGTTAAGTCTGACTTACATATGGCAGGTCGTGTTGACCGCGAGTCCGTTGTTGATGGTCGACCTACTGGTAACGGCCTGCTGCTTAGCTGCGTCCACCTTTTTGGTTTGCAACATCGCTGGAACGGATCCCTACTCAGGATTCTGGAAACAGCTTCCCGCCGTATTGCTGTTACAGTCGGCGTTATTGTCGCTGCATGGAGTGTATCCCGGTGCCGGACTGAACCCCGTCGCGGAGCTCCGCGGCTTGATTCGATCCACCATCATCAGCTACCTGGGACTCACCGGCCTGAACGTCATCCTAGGTCAGCTACCTCGTTTGGAAGCGACGATCTTCGCGACTTCCGTGCTGATCACCGTCCTGTTATTGCCACTTGCCCGCACTTTGTCGCGGTACATGATGGGGCATTTTTCGTGGTGGGGAATCCGGGTTTTGGTTGTCGGTGAAACCGAACAGCGAACCATCACCTGCCGAAAACTCATCAAACACCACGAATGGGGCTATCGTCCGGTCGGTGACTTCAAATGCACCACGTCGCTACAGCCGGAAGCATCCGATTTGATCGATAGTGAACGGCATGATGATTTGGTTGAAATCGCGCGTCGAAAGAAAGCACCCGCGATTCTCATTTGCCCCTCGCCGGACCGTTATGAGTTGGTGCGACGATTGGTATTCCAGATTCCGCGAGTGGTCGCGTTCGGCGATGCAGAGTCCCCCGATTACACTCGTGCCTCGTCGCACTCGACGCATACCTACACCACCGAATTCAATTTCCCGCTGTTGCATTTCGGGCCGCGTTTGCTGAAACGTTTTTCGGATATCGTCGTTAGCTTGATCGCCTTGGGGCTGTTCGCGGTTCCAATGGGATTGATTGCACTGTTCATCAAATTGAAGTCACCCGGCCCCGTATTCTTCGGACACAAACGCTGTGGACAACATGGCAAAACCTTCCGAGCATGGAAGTTTCGTTCAATGGTTTGCAACGCCGACGAAGTCCTTCAGCAATACCTGCTCGAGCACCCTGAATGTCGTGCCGAATGGGAACGTGATCAAAAGCTAAAGGATGACCCACGCGTGATTCCCGGGGTCGGCAAAATCATCCGCAAATGGAGCCTGGATGAACTTCCGCAATTCTGGAACGTGTTGGTTGGACAGATGAGTTTGATCGGCCCTCGCCCGATCGTCGAATCCGAGATCTCGAAATACAGTGATCGCTACTACGACTATTCCCACATGACTCCGGGCATTACCGGGCTTTGGCAAGTCTCGGGGCGAAACAACACGACGTACGAAGAACGCGTCGCGTTGGATCGTTACTACGTTCGAAATTGGTCCATTTGGTTGGACCTGCTGATTCTTGCGAAAACCCCCGCTGCTGTGCTGACCAATCGAGGCGCGTACTAACGTCCAATTCGCATGTCGACCATGCTATCAGGAAACGATCACCACGATGGATCATAAAAACCTTCGTATTGCCCTTGCACACCATTGGTTGGTCGGCATGCGCGGTGGTGAAAAGGTGCTCGAACAACTCTGCAAGTTGTTCCCTGATGCACCGATCCATTGCTTGGTATCGGATCCCGAAAAGCTTAGTGGCATCCTGTCCGAGAAGCGGATCGTGTCGTCGGCGTTGCAGCGTGTCCCCGCCGCGACGCGGTACTACAAACACCTGTTACCTCTGCATTCAATGGCGATTGCGAAGATGCGAGTCGACGAGGGGACGGACGTGTTGATCAGTTCCGATGCGGCATTGATCAAGGGCATTTCTGTTCCCGAGGGGACCCTGCACATTTGTTATTGTCACTCGCCACCGCGTTATTTGTGGGAGATGGGCGAGGAGTATCGTCGCAGTTCCGTGGCCGCTCGCTTAGCACTGAACGCATTTTCGAATCGACTGAAAGCGTTCGACTATCGCGCAGCCCAAAACGTGACGCAATTCGTTGCGAATTCCGAATTCGTTGCCGATCGCATTCGCAATTACTACGATCGCGATGCCGTTGTGGTCAACCCTCCGGTGGATGTCGATGCGTTTGTCCCGAATCGACCTCGCGAAGCTCATTATTTGGTCGTGTCCGAATTGGTTCCCTACAAGCGGATCGACATTGCGGTCAAAGCCTTTGCCGCACATCCCGATCGACGTTTGGTTGTGATCGGCGACGGCAGCGAGCGAACGAAGCTTCAGCGGATCGCCACTCCGAACGTGACGTTCATGGGACGGCAACCCTTTTCCGTCCTGAAGGATCATTACGAAACCGCTCGCGCGTTCATCTTTCCTGGTATCGAAGACTTTGGCATTACACCGGTCGAAGCGCAGGCTGCCGGATGTCCCGTGATTGCGTTTCGCAAAGGGGGCGCAATGGAAACGGTTCGCGAGAACGAGACGGGCATCTTTTTTGATGAACAATCGCCGCAAGCGTTGGCGGAAGCAATCACCGCGTTCGAAACCGCTCAAATCACCTCGGACCAATGCCGACGAAACTCGGAACGCTACACGGAATCCATTTTCCGTGACCGCATGAAGCAAACCCTCGACGCCACCCTGGATCAACATGGCGTGAAGACGGGTGCGAGCTGATGGGCGCCGTCGTGGCAAAGCACAAGCCTCGCGCAGGGCTTCGCGCGCACTCACTCGCAGTGCTGGCGGGGCGAGTGTCAAACATGTTGCTCACCGCAGCATCCGTGTTTGTCCTGACCCGCGTGATGGGGCAATCCGAGTTTGGTAGCTTCGCGGCTGTATTTGCAATCACTCAAGCTTCGGTTCTGGCGGCCGTTTTCGGTCTCGACCAAATCGTGATCCGCGAACTGAGCAAAACGAGTTGCCCGAGCGTCAAACGATCGATCGTTTACCGCTACCTTTCCGCGTCCGTCATCCCCATTGCGTTTTTTGCAGTCACCACCGGAGTGGTGTTTCACCTGTTTGGCGATGTGTTTGTCGGTCAGCCCGTGTCGCTAATCGCGGTCCTTGCCATCGTACTTTCGACGGTTGTGCGAGCGCTGACCCAGCTGATCGGTGAGATCTGTCGAGCACTCGATGATCCTGTGGTGGCGAGCCTGTGTAGTGGACTCGGCGGCGGCCCTTTGGCGATGGCGATTTTCCTGGCCACCTGCGTACTGATCCGTTTTAATGACACGATCCAGTGGGAAGCCGGCGTTTGGATCCACGCCACCGCCGGGCTTGTCACCGCGACATTCGGTTTGGTGTGGATTACCGCGCTGCTGCGTAACCCGGCATCCCCATCGGCGACGGACGCCGAGCAACCGGTAGGAACGAGGCAATTCGAGTCCGCATCACTGCGGCAAATGCTGTTCGACTACGGTTTTCCCGTGTTTTTGGCGTCTGGCTTGGGATATGTTTGTCAGCGTTCGGACATTGCGATCGTTTCGATCTTAGGAACCCCGATCGATGTCGCGTTGTTTGAAGTCGCCACTCGGTTGGCACTGTTGGCGGCACTGCCGATGGGAATTGCCAACACGATCCTCATTCCACGTATCGGTCGGCTGCTGAAGGAGGCACCGACCGAGCTCGAGATCCTGCTTCGCACGGGCGCCTCGATCGCCACGC encodes the following:
- a CDS encoding GumC family protein, translating into MTSHSTAEANSHLPQIEVDLMGTLFRRWPHLLVGILVGGTLALIYFFATEPLYESNIEILVGQRNSELATSGTSSTASATGDSIQEDQLATHMQLLKSRHNLHAAVERENLGQFASFQNAAKNELSAVDYILENLDVQRGGEGSARDAMVLRATFRDPDPAVAATVLTAIFESYRDYVESHGQNKTKEAITLIETAQKEHEQELDNADREYREFVKSVPVLLEGDRVRDVHRDRLADLEAELNLVRSELAESSSRLEVIEKFLEEEDVNEIGDNAHLALLSHKEVERLKLFLDMTRGEVQSEAFQAEQPARQEVAKAQYTILLELLQKERTLAEDFGPGHPLVAATRQEIEVIQQFIKTNAPEAAVMATKKLDPSEMLKTYVLLLRNDIAEREKRKEILTADAEAELLLAKSIEADFMTGTALKAKLNRAQSRYDEVIRRLHEINLAGSYAGFSTDLLSHPEINKEPCWPRLPLVLAIGGILGLAIGTTFAGLSEFLDATFRDSNDLEQSLRAGVIAHIPRIDIKQVKKQMDDESRLAPSLVAFHSPRSSEAEVYRVARTSLLVKNRQQNSRTLMMTSPHPGDGKSTTISNLAISLAQTGKRVLLIDADMRRPVIAGLFGLDGEPGLTNALLDSTQFDNCIQQTPIETLSVMAHGTRTSEPAELLESFRLSGLLRTCEQRFDIVLVDAPPLLAVADPAIIAPQVDGVLMTVRVLKNNRRSVERAGNVLEEIGVTPTAIIVNGSDAESKAYGYSNHYRSEEYSYTPYYHDTYAASDPQPNSIRLQGVSSSQTVQPAKLMSRS
- the wbaP gene encoding undecaprenyl-phosphate galactose phosphotransferase WbaP; amino-acid sequence: MSTSATPNEYLLEPAKQGIDPQPESVQLQQIIERHTGKPPSRELSLTYIWQVVLTASPLLMVDLLVTACCLAASTFLVCNIAGTDPYSGFWKQLPAVLLLQSALLSLHGVYPGAGLNPVAELRGLIRSTIISYLGLTGLNVILGQLPRLEATIFATSVLITVLLLPLARTLSRYMMGHFSWWGIRVLVVGETEQRTITCRKLIKHHEWGYRPVGDFKCTTSLQPEASDLIDSERHDDLVEIARRKKAPAILICPSPDRYELVRRLVFQIPRVVAFGDAESPDYTRASSHSTHTYTTEFNFPLLHFGPRLLKRFSDIVVSLIALGLFAVPMGLIALFIKLKSPGPVFFGHKRCGQHGKTFRAWKFRSMVCNADEVLQQYLLEHPECRAEWERDQKLKDDPRVIPGVGKIIRKWSLDELPQFWNVLVGQMSLIGPRPIVESEISKYSDRYYDYSHMTPGITGLWQVSGRNNTTYEERVALDRYYVRNWSIWLDLLILAKTPAAVLTNRGAY
- a CDS encoding glycosyltransferase yields the protein MDHKNLRIALAHHWLVGMRGGEKVLEQLCKLFPDAPIHCLVSDPEKLSGILSEKRIVSSALQRVPAATRYYKHLLPLHSMAIAKMRVDEGTDVLISSDAALIKGISVPEGTLHICYCHSPPRYLWEMGEEYRRSSVAARLALNAFSNRLKAFDYRAAQNVTQFVANSEFVADRIRNYYDRDAVVVNPPVDVDAFVPNRPREAHYLVVSELVPYKRIDIAVKAFAAHPDRRLVVIGDGSERTKLQRIATPNVTFMGRQPFSVLKDHYETARAFIFPGIEDFGITPVEAQAAGCPVIAFRKGGAMETVRENETGIFFDEQSPQALAEAITAFETAQITSDQCRRNSERYTESIFRDRMKQTLDATLDQHGVKTGAS
- a CDS encoding oligosaccharide flippase family protein, producing the protein MGAVVAKHKPRAGLRAHSLAVLAGRVSNMLLTAASVFVLTRVMGQSEFGSFAAVFAITQASVLAAVFGLDQIVIRELSKTSCPSVKRSIVYRYLSASVIPIAFFAVTTGVVFHLFGDVFVGQPVSLIAVLAIVLSTVVRALTQLIGEICRALDDPVVASLCSGLGGGPLAMAIFLATCVLIRFNDTIQWEAGVWIHATAGLVTATFGLVWITALLRNPASPSATDAEQPVGTRQFESASLRQMLFDYGFPVFLASGLGYVCQRSDIAIVSILGTPIDVALFEVATRLALLAALPMGIANTILIPRIGRLLKEAPTELEILLRTGASIATLISLVACGFFLFAPEPILRIGFGQEYVAAAPLLIAILPGYLAFVLSGACGNVLIQGGRSWSVVINSLLCAIVASVGGVSSWYFFGAIGVAVTTSITMILQNSINWWIAYHIFDVKTQAYCSPKKFFQGIQKMMDIFSLSRLKETS